GAGAGCGAGGCGCATTACGCCCGGGCCCTCGGCCTCGACCCGGATAATACGGAATACAAGACGAAGCTGATGTTTGTTAGGGCGATGCTCGGCAGGGCGAAGGCGACTTCATGAGCGAAGAGCCGCTGGTATCGTGCCTGTGCGTAACGCTCGGAAGGCCCCGGCTCCTCGAAAGGGCGATCCGGTGCTTTCGCGGGCAGGCCTATCCCCGAAAGGAGCTCGTCGTAATCTACGAGAGCTTCGATCAGCCGACGAAAGACGTCCTCGACGGCATCGACGACCCGGACATAGTCAGGATAGAGGCGCCGGACGATCCCGGCGTCACGCTCGGCTCCCTCAGGAACATGGCCGTTTCGAAGTGCTCGGGCGAGTATTTCTGCCAGTGGGACGACGACGATTATTCGCACCCCGGGCGCATAGCGTTCCAGATGGGCGTCATCGAGCAGTCGGGCCTGCCGGCGTGCATACTGATGCAGTGGTTCATATTCGACGAGGCCGGGGGGAGGGCGTATCTCTCGAACCGGAGGCCGTGGGAGGGGGGGCTTCTTTGCAAGACTTCCCTCATAGAGGAGGGAATCGAGTACGACGACCTCAAGGTCGGCGAGGACACGCCGCTCGTAAGGAAGCTCTTTTCGAAAGGTCTCGTCTTTCCTGTTATAATGCCAAGGTTGTATATATATACCTACCACGGCGGAAACACCTGGTCGCGGACGCACTGGGAGAAGATATTCGCGTCGTCGAAGCCGCTTTCGGACGAGTCGTCGCGGCTCATACGCGGCATACTCGACGGCACGTACGACACCGCGCAGGCAGCCGAAATCCTGGACGGGATTTCGGATTGAAATCCGCCGCGTATTGAAAATGGCCATACCGAAAATTATCCACCAGACGTGCAAGAGCACTATGGAGCTTTCGCCCGATCTCGCCGCTTTCGTCGAAAGGGTTGCCGCGCTCCACCCCGGGTGGGAGCACAGGCTATACGGCGACGCCGAATGCAGGGCGGCGGTCGAGAGGATATTCCCGGCCCTCCTGCCTCTCTACGACGCGTCGCTCCCGATACAGAAGACGGATATATTCCGCGTCGTCGCGGTCTACGGCGACGGGGGATTCTATCTCGATACGGACGTCGAGTGCAGGATCCCGCTCGATGATCTCTCGGAGTTCAGGGCGGTGTTCGGCGAGGAGGCGACGCTTTCCCCCGAAGAGGCCGCCGGGCGGGGGCTCGAAAGCCCGCTCAGGGTCGGGAACTACGCCTTCGGGAGCGAGCCGGGCCACCCGTTCCTCCTCGGGATCATAGAAGGCATGGCCGCTCAGGCGGGGCGGGAAATAAAGGCCGAGGAGGACATACTCGAATCGACGGGGCCTGGGCTCGTGACGGCCGTCTATACGAAATACGGGAGGGGTATGAAGGACGTCGTCGTGATCCCGAACAAGGACAGGACGTGCCCGGTTTGCCGCGCCCTTTCGTGCCATTTCGGGAGCTACGCCGTCCACGCCCACGCCGGCTCGTGGAGGTGGGAAAACCTGAAGGGCCGAGCGGCTCCGCCCCCCGGCCCGAGGCGTATAAGCAATGAGGAGCTGGATGCGCTCCGCCGCGACGTCGCGCTTCGGAGATGCGCGGACGGCGGAGAGGGGGACGACGGCATATGCCTTCTCGACGTTTACGGCGACGATCCCCCCTTCGACGGGCTTTCGACCGTATTCGGCCGCGCGGCGGCGCTTTTCCGGAAGGAGCGCGACACCTCCGGGACGAGCGGAAAGAAGGTCCTGATGGCCTTCATGCCAGGCGACCACGAAGTAAAGCTCTCGCCGCGTAACACGAACGTCATTTACACGACGTACGAGACGACGAGGATCCCCTCTATCTGGGTGCGGCAGATAAACGGGCATTACCACCGCTGCATCGTTCCGCATGGTTATGTGAAGGAGGCGTTCCTGGCGTCGGGCGTAAAGGCGCCGATAGAGGTGATACACCAGGGATTCACTCGTCACAGGAGGCTCCCCGAGCAGGCGCGCGGGGCGGAGAAAGGCATATTCAGGATAGGATTCCTCGGCGTCCCGTACAGGAGAAAGAACCTCTTCAAGCTCTACCAGGCGTGCGCCGACCTCGTGAAGGAAATCCCCGGCCTCAGACTTGCGGTGCATTCGTCCGTAATGTTCGATCACCTTTACACCAAGGAGATAGCCCTCATCGCGAATTCTTCTTTCGTCGAATGGACGCAGGGGACGCTGGACGAGGAGGGGACTTCCGAGTGGTACGCGAGGCTTTCGTGCTATGCCTTCCCTTCGAGCGGGGAGGGATGGTCGTTCACCCCGAGGGAGAGCCTCTACCTAGGCATACCGACACTCATCACGGACATTCCCGTCCACGACGAGCTCGTAAGCTCCGGGTATTACAGGGTTATTCCCGTCTCGGGGATGGATAAGGCCGAGGACTACTGGGGCGACTGCGGCGAGTGGAATACCGTTTCCGTGAAGGACATCAGGGAAGCGATCGCGGACGTATATTCGAACTACGGGATGCGTCTGGTAAGGGCTCTTCAAGGGGCGGCGTGGATAGAGAACAGGTGGACGAACGAGAGCTCGCAGCAGAGGCTCCTCGAATTCATGCGCTCGCTCTGAACGGCGTCCACCCCCGGCGTTGGTTATAAACCGCTGCGGGAAATTTTCGAACCCCCTCAATTCGCTTGTCTTGTATTTACGTATGTGTTAAATTTTGAGAAGTGTTGTGATTTGAATCTTTGTGTTGTGATTTGAATCTTTGTGTTGTGGTTTGAATCTTTCGTGTTGTGGTTTGAATCTTTAAGGAGGATTTCATGGGCGACGAAAAGAAGATTCCGGGGAACGTAAACCCCGAGAGGCGCGAATTCCTCGAAAAGATCACGAAAGGCGCTTTCGTGATACCGGCCGTGTTTTCCGTCATGATGCTCAACCAGAAGCTCAACCTCACGACGGCCAACGCGCAGAGTAACCAAAACGGCATTAACGGTTTTTAACAAAAATGTGGAGGAGTCATGGACGATAACAGGATTCCCGGCAACGTTAACCCCGAGAGGCGCGAGTTTCTCGAAAAGCTCACGAAGGGTGCTTTTGTCGTGCCGGCCGTGCTGTCGGTGATGATGCTTAACCAGAAGCTCAATCTCGCCACGGCCAACGCCCAGAGTAACCAGCCTGGTTGATAAAATTTTGTAAACATCAAGGAGGATCATATGGACGAAAAGAAGATTCCGGCCAACGTAAGCCCCGAGAGGCGCGAGTTTCTCGAAAAGCTCACGAAGGGCGCTTTCGTGGTTCCGGCGGTGCTGTCGGTGATGATGCTTAACCAGAAGCTCAACCTCACGACGGCCAACGCCCAGAGCAATATTTTCTAGGTTACCCCCGAATCCGTCCTGATTATTTCCGGGGCGGCGGGTGGAGGGTCCTTGAGCGACCACAGGAAAATTCCGGCCAACGTAAGCCCCGAGAGGCGCGAGTTTCTCGAAAGGCTTACGAAGGGCGCTTTCGTAGTACCTGCCGTGCTGTCCGTGATGATGCTGAACCAGAAGCTCAACCTCACGACGGCCAACGCGCAGAGCAATCAGACAGGTCCCACAGGTCCGATTGGTCCGACGGGTATACCTGGTCCGACAGGTCAACCCGGGCCGACAGGTGCGCCGGGTTGAGCCGGCAGCAATGCAAGACCTGATTAAACGACAGTATTGTGGAGGCTATATGAGCGACAAGGAAACATTCGATAAGGTAAACCCCGAAAGGCGCAATTTCCTCGAGAAGATCACCAAGGGCGCTTTCGTGATACCGGCCGTTTTTTCGGTGATGATGCTCAACCAGAAGCTGAACCTCACGACGGCCAACGCCGCGAGCAACCAGGAAAACTAAACACAGCGGCGGAATTGTTTTAGAGTTTGGCAGGCGAGCTGCGTGCTCGTCGTGAATATAACGAATCTGCGGAGCTTCGCTTTTTTATTTTCATTACTCTCCCTTCCAGACGCGGGCAGCCGTTTTCCCGTTCCGCCCCGGCCTTGCGATAGATTTTCCCCCGCCTGTAGTTTTCAAGCCTTCCGGGATTTTTTATTTACGGTCCGTCCGGGATGACTGGAATACAGCTTTAAATTCCTGATACTATCTTAAGATGCACAGGTCCGGTTCCGGCAAGAAAATCTCTGGCGGCGGGTGCCTGCCCACGCGCGGGCAGGAGCTCCTCCTCCGAGCCTCGCTTCTTCCGGGGGACGAATGCAGGGCGGCCTTCGCCGAGTGGAAAACGCTCGCCAACCTCGATCACGTCGATCCGGGCTCGTACAGGTTATTCCCCCTCCTCTATAAAAACCTCATCGCTAACGGTATTGCCGACGACCCTTACCTGAATATCTTCAGGTGGGTCTACGACGTCACGCTCGAAAACAACCGCAAGCGCTTCGCCGCGCTCTCGCGCCTGCTTGCAAAGCTGGACGGGCTCGGGATGGAGGCGGTGCTACTCAAGGGCACTGCGCTGGCGGTGGAATATTACGGCGACTACGGCCTCCGCCCGATGCTCGACGCCGACATCCTCGTCCCGACGCGCCGCGCGCGCGAGGCCGTCGAGATACTGACCGGGCTCGGCTGGAGCTCGTCGATAACGCCGCTCAAGGGGCTAGCCGACATGGACGCGCTGTCGCGCCTCGGGTGGAAGCCCGAGGTCCGGAAGCTCTCGGAATTCTCGGACGAGTATTTCACCGTCCGGCACGGGCAGGACCTCGTAAACCCGGACGAGTTCACGATAGACCTTCACTGGCACGTCCTCCACGGCTACAATTCCCCCGACGCCGACGCGCCTTTCTGGGAGGCGGCGCGGAGGGTGACGGTCGAGGGCGCGCCCGCGCTCGTGCTCGACCCTGCGGACCAGCTCCTCCAGGTGTGCGCGCACGGGATGAGGTGGGACCCGACGCCGCCCGTAAGATGGGTGGCCGACGCGGCTGCGATATTGAGGAAGGAAGGAGAGGGGCTCGACTGGGGGCGGCTCGCCGCAGGTGCACGGAGGCACGGAGTCGTGCTGCCCGTGAGGGAGGCGCTCCGCTACCTCGGGTCCTACCCGGACGTCGGTGTTTCGGAGGACGCGCTCCGCGAGCTCGACGCGATTCCCGCGGGCAGGGCCGAGAGGTTCGAGCACGGCGTGAGGACCTCGCCGCCCGGTATAACGGACGGCCTCGTCGAGCTCGGGTTCCTCTGGCGGTCGTACGGCAAGGGGAACGTAGACCCTGGATTTATACGGCGGCTGCTCGGGTTCCCCGGTTTCCTGACGCGAGTCTTCGGCATGGGGAGCGTCAGGCACCTCGCTGTTTACTCCGGCTACGAGCTCGTGAGGCGGACGAAGGAGATGGCGCTCCCGAAGCGGAAATAGACGGAATGCTTCGGCTGAGGCAAACGTCACCCGGCGCGCGGCCGGTGCCTCGAATCTCCTCCACCGCTGCGTTACGCGCCGACCTCGATTACGTGCTCGGGCTTTATCTTGATGATCACTCTCTTTTCGCCGGGCCCCCTCCAGGGGTATTTGTCCTGCCCGATGTATTTCATCGCCAGCCTGTCGATGTGCTCCTCGGCGCCTTCACGGGTGATGTCCGTGACGACTCCGCGCACCATCGCCTGTTTGTAAGGATTTTCGGGGTCGAATATCGAGACGGCGACCCTGCCGTCCCTCCGGACGTTCTCGGGTTTCCGCCTCCCCTCGGCCGTGTTTATCAGAACGTGCTCGCCGTCGGAGTCCACCCAGACGAGGCTCACCTGGGGCGAGCCGTCGGGCATCAGGGTCGCAAGCGCCGCGAACCCTTTCCCTTTCGTGCAGAGGTCGTACAGGAATTCGTTTATCTTCATCGTGGCTTACCTCTCCGTTCGGTTTTGTTTACAAGTATAAACGACGCCGGATGCGGCGGCTCCTTTTTTACCGCGCGCACCAGCCGCCGTCTACGGGCAGGGCGGCGCCGGTGACGAAGCCGACCCTCTCGTCGCAGAGGAAAAGCACCGCCCTCGCGACCTCTTCGGGAAGCGCCAGCCTCCCCATGGGGTGGAGCGATTCCATGAACCTCATCCCTTCACCGGGGTCGGGCACGCGCTTCATGAAGCCTTCGGTTACGAGCGGCGTCATGGTGGTCCCCGGGCATACGGCGTTCACGTTTATGCCCCGGGACGAGTATTCGAGCGCCATGCTCCGAGTGAGCTGTATCACAGCGCCCTTGGACGCCGCGTATGCCGGGAGCCCGGCGAATCCCTTGAGCCCCACTATCGATGCGTTGTTCACTATCCATCCCCGCCCGCGTGAGAGCATGTGCGGGATCGCGAATTTGCTCATGAGCCACGTGCCGCGCACATTGGTGTCGAACGTCGTCTCCCACGCCGACGCCGTCGTCTCGTGCACGGGGCCGGGTATGAGAACGCCCGCATTGTTGAACAGTATGTCGAGCCCTCCCGTCTCGCGTACTGCGAGCTCGACCGCCTTCCGGCATTTCTCTTCACTCGATACGTCGGAGACGGTGAAAAGGATTCCGAGCCCCTCGGCCCCGGCCTCGCGCGCTGTCTCGGCGAGCTTCTCCTCCCTCCTTCCCGTGATAAGGACGGCTGCGCCCTCGCGCGCGAATTCGAGCGCCGTAGCCTTACCGATGCCCGTCCCGCCGCCCGTGATGAGTACGCTCTTACCTTCGAAATTTCTTCGCATGGTTTCGGAATTTAATTCTATACGTCTGCCGGGCCGGGGTAAATGCGCCTGCAGGGATTTACGTTACGTGGCTGTGTGTTACTTGACCTTCTTTAATATCCGCAGCACTTCGACTTCATCGGGAGAGAGATACTTCCGCCTGCCGCGCGGTGTCGAGTAAGCGCCGATTTTCCCGCTCCGCCACGCGTCGAGAATGGCGGGGTGAACGTAATATTTCCGGCACGTGGCGGGTGTGTTGCCGAGGACCTTCGCGGCCTCTTTCACGGCGCGGACTATCGCCTTCTCGCCCCCGGCTTCTGACTCGCCTGCCTTCTTCAGAGAGTTGAGGGCCGCGACCGTCGCGCCCCAGGTTCTGAAATCCTTCGAGGTGAAGCCGTGCCCGGTGATCTCGCGGAGCTTCTCGTTCACGCTGTCCGAATCGACGGCGCTTACGTTCCCGTTCCCGTCCACGAACCTGAATATCCTGTACCCGGGAATCTCCATGCATCTTTTTATCGTGTTGGCGACGGCGCGGTCGGTTAGGCTGAGGCTCCGTTCCTTGCCGCCCTTGGCGCGGTACGAAAACTCGGCCGTCCCTCCCGTGACCGTGACGTGGCAGTTCTCGAGCGTCGTGAGCCCGTAGGAATCGTTCAGCTTCGCGTACCGCTCGCTGCCGATTCGCATGAACGTCTTGTCCATTATGTCTATCACGGCCGCGAGCACCTTGTCCCTGTCGAGCTTCCGCCGGGCGAGGTCCTTCCGGACGCGCTTCCTTATGGCCGTCAGGGATTCGCCGAAGCTCGCGAGGCTGCCGAACTTGGATTCGGAGCTGAGGACGCTCCACATCTCGTGGTAGACGTATTGCTTCCGGCCTTTACTGTCGCGGCCCGTCGCCTGTATGTGTCCCTCGGGGCCGGGACAAATCCACACGTCCGTCCACGCGGGCGGTATGGCGAGTGCCTTTATCCGCTCCTTTTCGGCGGCGTCCGTTACGAGCTTCCCCT
This Thermodesulfobacteriota bacterium DNA region includes the following protein-coding sequences:
- a CDS encoding nucleotidyltransferase family protein, which gives rise to MHRSGSGKKISGGGCLPTRGQELLLRASLLPGDECRAAFAEWKTLANLDHVDPGSYRLFPLLYKNLIANGIADDPYLNIFRWVYDVTLENNRKRFAALSRLLAKLDGLGMEAVLLKGTALAVEYYGDYGLRPMLDADILVPTRRAREAVEILTGLGWSSSITPLKGLADMDALSRLGWKPEVRKLSEFSDEYFTVRHGQDLVNPDEFTIDLHWHVLHGYNSPDADAPFWEAARRVTVEGAPALVLDPADQLLQVCAHGMRWDPTPPVRWVADAAAILRKEGEGLDWGRLAAGARRHGVVLPVREALRYLGSYPDVGVSEDALRELDAIPAGRAERFEHGVRTSPPGITDGLVELGFLWRSYGKGNVDPGFIRRLLGFPGFLTRVFGMGSVRHLAVYSGYELVRRTKEMALPKRK
- a CDS encoding DNA topoisomerase IB, which produces MSGARLRYVSDETEGIVRKGRGKGFAYYFEGKLVTDAAEKERIKALAIPPAWTDVWICPGPEGHIQATGRDSKGRKQYVYHEMWSVLSSESKFGSLASFGESLTAIRKRVRKDLARRKLDRDKVLAAVIDIMDKTFMRIGSERYAKLNDSYGLTTLENCHVTVTGGTAEFSYRAKGGKERSLSLTDRAVANTIKRCMEIPGYRIFRFVDGNGNVSAVDSDSVNEKLREITGHGFTSKDFRTWGATVAALNSLKKAGESEAGGEKAIVRAVKEAAKVLGNTPATCRKYYVHPAILDAWRSGKIGAYSTPRGRRKYLSPDEVEVLRILKKVK
- a CDS encoding glycosyltransferase family A protein; translation: MSEEPLVSCLCVTLGRPRLLERAIRCFRGQAYPRKELVVIYESFDQPTKDVLDGIDDPDIVRIEAPDDPGVTLGSLRNMAVSKCSGEYFCQWDDDDYSHPGRIAFQMGVIEQSGLPACILMQWFIFDEAGGRAYLSNRRPWEGGLLCKTSLIEEGIEYDDLKVGEDTPLVRKLFSKGLVFPVIMPRLYIYTYHGGNTWSRTHWEKIFASSKPLSDESSRLIRGILDGTYDTAQAAEILDGISD
- a CDS encoding glycosyltransferase, which codes for MAIPKIIHQTCKSTMELSPDLAAFVERVAALHPGWEHRLYGDAECRAAVERIFPALLPLYDASLPIQKTDIFRVVAVYGDGGFYLDTDVECRIPLDDLSEFRAVFGEEATLSPEEAAGRGLESPLRVGNYAFGSEPGHPFLLGIIEGMAAQAGREIKAEEDILESTGPGLVTAVYTKYGRGMKDVVVIPNKDRTCPVCRALSCHFGSYAVHAHAGSWRWENLKGRAAPPPGPRRISNEELDALRRDVALRRCADGGEGDDGICLLDVYGDDPPFDGLSTVFGRAAALFRKERDTSGTSGKKVLMAFMPGDHEVKLSPRNTNVIYTTYETTRIPSIWVRQINGHYHRCIVPHGYVKEAFLASGVKAPIEVIHQGFTRHRRLPEQARGAEKGIFRIGFLGVPYRRKNLFKLYQACADLVKEIPGLRLAVHSSVMFDHLYTKEIALIANSSFVEWTQGTLDEEGTSEWYARLSCYAFPSSGEGWSFTPRESLYLGIPTLITDIPVHDELVSSGYYRVIPVSGMDKAEDYWGDCGEWNTVSVKDIREAIADVYSNYGMRLVRALQGAAWIENRWTNESSQQRLLEFMRSL
- a CDS encoding PPOX class F420-dependent oxidoreductase; the encoded protein is MKINEFLYDLCTKGKGFAALATLMPDGSPQVSLVWVDSDGEHVLINTAEGRRKPENVRRDGRVAVSIFDPENPYKQAMVRGVVTDITREGAEEHIDRLAMKYIGQDKYPWRGPGEKRVIIKIKPEHVIEVGA
- a CDS encoding SDR family oxidoreductase, whose protein sequence is MRRNFEGKSVLITGGGTGIGKATALEFAREGAAVLITGRREEKLAETAREAGAEGLGILFTVSDVSSEEKCRKAVELAVRETGGLDILFNNAGVLIPGPVHETTASAWETTFDTNVRGTWLMSKFAIPHMLSRGRGWIVNNASIVGLKGFAGLPAYAASKGAVIQLTRSMALEYSSRGINVNAVCPGTTMTPLVTEGFMKRVPDPGEGMRFMESLHPMGRLALPEEVARAVLFLCDERVGFVTGAALPVDGGWCAR